In one window of Rhinopithecus roxellana isolate Shanxi Qingling chromosome 15, ASM756505v1, whole genome shotgun sequence DNA:
- the MYEOV gene encoding LOW QUALITY PROTEIN: myeloma-overexpressed gene protein (The sequence of the model RefSeq protein was modified relative to this genomic sequence to represent the inferred CDS: inserted 3 bases in 2 codons; deleted 1 base in 1 codon): MGYERTASGSFPRLVALRVCITHTPALPTGLCTRCCHCLEQSFSWCHRLRGASFLTFHLHQGLVTHVHPADRTVEGSKAGTSWGLLCLSQALCVAVRGAFVSLWFAAGANDLERNKGEKGVQTGAGLSQEAEDVNVSRAXVSPGTLCGTGNRDSGSQSVRVAGIAPLGEAFPVGVEQAVSSCPEKVHGWPGVSTEITWARMGVALHSCGRGLLTGAGALCMTLAESGCPNCGRGRRACLTPHPEPHPSLLHLGLPLGVAGSWLTVVTVEARGGWGMGVKRTGQVGHTVCPPPVSGTSPXLLHPLVLLLLIILTC; encoded by the exons ATGGGTTATGAAAG GACAGCATCTGGCTCCTTCCCTCGGCTCGTGGCCCTCAGGGTCTGCATCACACACACCCCAGCTCTCCCGACGGGTCTCTGCACTCGCTGTTGCCACTGCCTGGAGCAGTCTTTCTCCTGGTGTCATCGTCTCCGTGGTGCGTCCTTCCTGACCTTCCACCTCCACCAG GGACTGGTCACTCACGTTCATCCGGCAGACCGGACCGTGGAGGGCTCCAAAGCTGGCACATCCTGGGGCCTCCTCTGTCTCTCCCAGGCCCTGTGTGTTGCGGTGAGAGGAGCATTTGTGTCTCTGTGGTTTGCTGCTGGAGCTAATGACCTGGAGAGAAACAAGGGAGAAAAGGGTGTCCAGACAGGTGCAGGGCTCAGCCAGGAGGCAGAAGACGTGAATGTGTCCCGGGC AGTGTCACCAGGCACTCTGTGTGGCACTGGGAACAGGGATTCTGGGAGTCAGTCTGTAAGGGTGGCGGGCATTGCTCCTCTGGGAGAAGCCTTTCCAGTGGGCGTTGAGCAGGCCGTTAGCTCGTGCCCTGAGAAGGTGCATGGGTGGCCTGGGGTCTCCACGGAAATTACATGGGCGCGCATGGGTGTGGCTCTGCATTCATGTGGGCGAGGACTTCTGACTGGTGCCGGGGCACTCTGCATGACCCTGGCAGAATCAGGCTGCCCCAACtgtggaaggggaagaagagcatGCCTGACCCCCCACCCAGAACCGCACCCCTCACTGCTCCACCTGGGGCTGCCTCTGGGGGTGGCTGGGTCCTGGCTGACTGTGGTGACAGTTGAggccaggggt gggtggggcatggGAGTTAAGAGGACTGGCCAGGTGGGGCATACTGTGTGCCCACCCCCAGTGTCAGGaacttccc tcctcctccaccccctcgtcctcctcctcctcatcatcctCACTTGTTGA